One segment of Mycoplasmopsis glycophila DNA contains the following:
- the whiA gene encoding DNA-binding protein WhiA — translation MKNKNIKSTFAWEIKKEIINNASSKPEIFAFLSGLIFANASENETRYELKIKNQYILEKIILKLSKMKIPFEKNEKWKTKIIINKKDFLVKDEIDYKDYLTFFFAGVFCGSGNISSKVSTSYHLEISSRYKEKIDKIMEKLNLYEFHFQQFYRNEKYYIYVKKQDKLLDFLSAIGAKKSWFKLQNWRIEKDKENILNRINNIDISNLQKIAKSSLKHIENINYVFENNLESEFKENELVFFRVKTENKWASFVELSNILLTENNIFITKSGLNHWLRKLEKVVEKHKNSKHFE, via the coding sequence ATGAAAAATAAGAACATAAAAAGTACTTTTGCTTGAGAAATAAAGAAAGAAATAATAAATAATGCTTCTTCTAAACCGGAAATTTTCGCTTTTTTATCGGGTTTAATTTTCGCCAACGCAAGCGAAAATGAAACTAGATACGAGCTAAAAATCAAAAATCAATACATTTTAGAAAAAATTATCTTAAAGCTTTCAAAAATGAAAATACCATTTGAGAAAAATGAAAAATGAAAGACAAAAATTATCATTAATAAAAAAGATTTTTTAGTAAAAGATGAAATTGATTATAAAGATTATTTAACTTTCTTTTTTGCTGGTGTTTTTTGTGGAAGCGGGAATATTTCATCAAAAGTATCTACATCTTATCATTTAGAAATTTCTTCGCGATACAAAGAAAAAATTGACAAAATTATGGAAAAACTCAATTTGTACGAGTTTCATTTTCAACAATTTTATCGTAACGAAAAGTACTATATATATGTTAAAAAACAAGATAAACTACTAGATTTTTTATCAGCAATTGGTGCTAAAAAATCATGATTTAAACTACAAAATTGAAGAATCGAAAAAGATAAAGAAAATATATTAAACCGTATTAATAATATTGATATTAGTAATCTTCAAAAAATTGCAAAAAGCTCATTAAAACACATCGAAAATATTAACTATGTTTTTGAAAATAATCTAGAATCTGAATTTAAAGAAAATGAACTTGTTTTCTTTAGAGTTAAAACAGAAAACAAATGAGCTTCTTTTGTCGAATTATCTAATATTTTACTGACTGAAAATAACATTTTTATCACAAAGAGTGGGCTAAATCATTGATTAAGAAAATTGGAAAAAGTAGTAGAAAAACACAAAAATAGTAAGCATTTTGAGTAA
- a CDS encoding IS1634 family transposase — MKYNLCKKKQNGKYYLVLAISKGFGKGYGSQVGLGYWEDIKEKYNLSEIDDIKPIAAQINTNLSKKDVKAEFFKMLDPTSVKTKFQNIGIEAIYKIIKELELFKSLPKTKHKALEEVLDFIIATRILIPRSYTSQFKNKNDFINKIDVQKSSIFNYLDTVLEHKNTILADLHKKINELTNTNDHILHFDNTTVYFESFERKGIRKKGFSKDGKHNEDQVVIAMSVDSNGIPFHYKVFPGNTADSKTMIDFLVEMKKIYNISNLTIVADRGLNNNANLRFLEQKGFKYIFQKRIDTLNEEGRNFIVEDKDYMYKNEIFSKERYVDSVWNKKRFNGEIRKQIVYFSPAKQTLDRIKRLNFLSKIDKKSTNQKICLSDLVPEYKKKYMDIEGKTVAKLNYEKIKKIADQDGFYMIETNIHNLTAEKAIEIYRQQWKVEENFRTLKSSIQIRPVYVHNENHILAHILLCFLSLVTLKYCLFKLKKYYDDNGEIQEVTLKMLIDSINLIKMSKKEVNGEIVNTTTNEFDEDHKKYFKIYKDFIACIG, encoded by the coding sequence ATGAAATATAATTTATGCAAGAAAAAACAAAATGGTAAGTATTATTTGGTGTTAGCAATTTCAAAAGGTTTCGGCAAAGGATATGGAAGTCAAGTAGGTTTAGGATACTGAGAAGATATTAAAGAGAAATATAACCTTTCCGAAATTGATGATATTAAACCAATAGCAGCACAAATAAACACTAATTTAAGTAAAAAAGATGTTAAAGCAGAGTTTTTTAAAATGTTGGATCCAACTTCTGTTAAAACTAAATTTCAAAATATCGGAATTGAAGCAATTTACAAGATTATTAAAGAATTGGAGTTATTCAAATCTCTTCCAAAAACTAAACACAAGGCTTTAGAAGAAGTTTTGGATTTTATCATTGCGACTCGTATTTTGATACCAAGAAGTTATACATCACAATTTAAAAATAAAAACGATTTTATAAATAAAATAGATGTTCAAAAATCATCAATTTTTAACTATTTAGATACAGTTTTGGAGCATAAAAATACCATTTTAGCTGATTTGCATAAAAAAATTAACGAGCTAACAAATACAAATGATCATATACTTCATTTTGACAATACAACTGTTTATTTCGAAAGTTTTGAAAGAAAAGGAATAAGAAAAAAAGGCTTTTCAAAAGATGGGAAACATAATGAAGATCAAGTTGTAATTGCTATGTCAGTGGATTCAAATGGAATACCATTTCATTACAAAGTTTTTCCAGGAAATACTGCTGATTCTAAAACAATGATTGATTTTCTTGTTGAAATGAAGAAAATTTACAATATATCAAACTTGACAATAGTTGCAGATCGTGGTTTAAATAACAATGCAAATCTTCGTTTCCTTGAACAAAAAGGCTTCAAATACATTTTCCAAAAAAGAATTGATACATTGAATGAAGAAGGCAGAAATTTTATCGTTGAGGATAAAGATTACATGTACAAAAATGAAATTTTTTCGAAAGAAAGATATGTAGATTCAGTGTGAAACAAAAAGAGATTTAATGGTGAAATAAGAAAACAAATTGTTTACTTTAGTCCAGCAAAACAAACACTTGATAGAATAAAAAGATTAAATTTCTTATCCAAAATAGATAAAAAATCCACAAATCAAAAAATTTGTTTGAGTGATTTAGTGCCTGAATACAAGAAAAAATACATGGATATTGAAGGTAAAACAGTTGCAAAATTGAACTATGAGAAAATTAAAAAAATAGCCGATCAAGACGGTTTTTACATGATTGAAACAAATATTCACAACCTAACAGCTGAAAAAGCTATAGAAATTTACAGACAACAGTGAAAAGTTGAAGAGAATTTTAGAACTTTAAAATCATCAATTCAAATTAGACCAGTATATGTTCACAATGAAAATCATATTTTAGCTCATATACTATTATGTTTTTTATCACTTGTGACATTAAAGTATTGTCTCTTTAAATTAAAGAAATATTATGATGATAATGGAGAAATACAAGAAGTAACTTTAAAAATGCTTATTGACTCTATAAATCTAATAAAAATGTCCAAAAAGGAAGTGAATGGAGAAATTGTAAACACGACAACTAATGAATTTGATGAAGATCATAAAAAATATTTCAAAATTTACAAAGACTTCATTGCTTGCATAGGTTAA
- a CDS encoding thymidine kinase, giving the protein MFYKYPKGSLEVITGPMFAGKSAELIKRIKIWKIAGVETIVFKPHFDVRFSEDEIVSRTGSHIKAISIQNSKDIWQFIQKDCQAVAFDEAHFFDKSITVEIVKLLNKGIRVLVSGLDMDFEGKSFDTVSELLAQADQILKLKAVCMQCRGQANMSYRKIASKERHLLGDSEYEARCRACHSKKN; this is encoded by the coding sequence ATGTTTTACAAATATCCTAAAGGTTCTTTAGAAGTAATTACTGGTCCTATGTTTGCTGGTAAAAGCGCTGAACTAATTAAACGAATTAAAATTTGAAAGATAGCTGGAGTTGAGACAATAGTTTTCAAACCTCACTTTGATGTTCGCTTTTCAGAAGACGAAATTGTTTCGAGAACTGGTTCACATATTAAAGCTATTTCGATTCAAAATTCAAAGGATATTTGACAGTTTATCCAAAAAGATTGTCAAGCTGTAGCTTTTGATGAAGCTCACTTTTTCGATAAATCTATCACAGTAGAAATTGTAAAACTTTTGAATAAAGGAATTAGAGTTTTAGTTTCTGGTTTGGATATGGACTTCGAGGGTAAAAGTTTTGATACTGTTTCTGAACTTTTAGCACAGGCAGATCAAATTCTAAAGCTCAAAGCAGTTTGTATGCAATGTAGAGGGCAAGCAAATATGTCATATCGTAAGATCGCTTCAAAAGAGAGACATCTTTTAGGAGATTCTGAATACGAAGCAAGATGTAGAGCTTGTCATAGTAAAAAGAATTAA
- a CDS encoding PfkB family carbohydrate kinase codes for MNKKEAFYNEKLAKMQLLAKNPYYADRFAFLNYSQIKINQKLRNNSAFLNKNHITPFAGLMNDPNGLVFFKGYYYVFYQNVPQIAMHKTKLWSAYRTKDFRHFEDLGVMITPSIPEDWDGVFSGGGIVVENKLYVYYTGNTKKWLNEKDFIRGSATILCEFDEQKLAFKEKKVLFEVNKDIYTGDFRDPFPFYKKDNQTFYLFHGAQLKDSKKGSISIYHSKKHDQDFQLLGTLKINNFQTPDAYMYECPIYFELDGYDVLSFSTQGQKYFHPYNEKNDNVVFLIGKMDWETCEFNVEWMQHADLGFDFYACQTFNNTKNNEIIYLGWAAKPQDFEVATFDDGYAHHMNLPRKLQIKEKHLYQIPHFLNLSDRKSKLTKQFTLANNSYFIELNLEINKDNFSFEIENLDKEKITFSYENNVFKVDRSQMSVLEALETGLVVEREITQIQSLEIILDKSFIEIFINKGQEVFSAKYFIKGQKILKTKNLIGEITEMNSFTEERKSDKVILLPGEALIDKYKTDTETLEKVGGAPLNVCGAVQLLNQNAYFLGSIGDDKYGQIIDNFFDLYKLNKKYLQKINQKTTVANVVLDSNGERNFTFERGADESFKLNDLPPFDALVLSSATAFLGGELFETYNKLLTKAKQDKKIVFFDPNYRDALYSDKLKDFRNKAKYYIENSDVIKLSDEELKLIYGFDLNQIENLSQLKNKIFLITLGEKGTLVFLNGEKEIVPSIKAKVVDTTGAGDSFFGYFIAQFIEHNNFDLTNLKISDFKHIIKKANICASFVIGKKGAIESLPTIKEIEEKFNEELLK; via the coding sequence ATGAATAAAAAAGAAGCTTTTTATAATGAAAAATTAGCAAAAATGCAACTACTTGCAAAAAATCCATATTATGCAGACAGATTTGCGTTTTTAAACTATTCTCAAATTAAAATTAATCAAAAATTAAGAAATAACTCAGCATTTTTAAACAAAAATCACATCACACCTTTTGCTGGACTAATGAACGATCCAAATGGACTTGTATTTTTTAAAGGTTATTATTATGTGTTTTATCAAAATGTGCCACAAATTGCTATGCATAAAACAAAATTATGAAGTGCTTATAGAACTAAAGATTTTAGACATTTTGAAGATTTAGGTGTTATGATCACACCTTCAATTCCAGAAGATTGAGATGGAGTTTTTAGTGGTGGAGGTATAGTTGTTGAGAATAAACTTTATGTTTACTACACAGGAAATACAAAAAAATGATTAAACGAAAAAGATTTTATCCGTGGTTCAGCTACTATTCTTTGTGAATTTGATGAGCAAAAACTTGCTTTTAAAGAGAAAAAAGTTTTATTTGAAGTTAATAAAGATATTTACACTGGTGATTTTAGAGATCCGTTTCCTTTTTATAAAAAAGATAATCAAACTTTTTATTTATTCCATGGAGCACAATTAAAAGACTCTAAAAAAGGTTCAATTTCAATTTACCATTCAAAAAAACATGATCAAGACTTTCAACTTCTTGGAACTCTTAAAATTAATAACTTTCAAACTCCTGATGCTTATATGTATGAATGTCCAATTTATTTTGAATTGGATGGATATGATGTTTTAAGTTTTTCAACCCAAGGTCAAAAGTATTTTCATCCATATAATGAAAAAAATGATAATGTCGTATTTTTAATTGGAAAAATGGATTGAGAAACTTGTGAATTTAATGTTGAATGAATGCAACACGCCGATTTAGGGTTTGATTTTTATGCTTGCCAAACATTTAATAATACAAAAAATAATGAAATTATATATTTAGGTTGAGCAGCTAAACCACAAGATTTTGAAGTAGCAACCTTTGATGATGGTTATGCTCACCACATGAATTTACCAAGAAAATTACAAATTAAAGAAAAACATTTATATCAAATTCCTCATTTTTTAAATCTTTCAGACCGCAAAAGTAAACTTACAAAACAATTTACATTAGCTAATAACTCATACTTTATTGAATTAAATCTAGAAATAAACAAAGACAATTTTAGCTTCGAAATTGAAAATTTAGACAAAGAGAAAATTACATTTAGCTACGAAAATAATGTCTTTAAAGTTGATAGATCACAAATGTCAGTATTAGAAGCATTAGAAACAGGTCTTGTTGTTGAAAGAGAAATTACTCAAATTCAAAGTTTAGAAATCATTTTGGACAAATCATTTATTGAAATTTTTATCAACAAAGGTCAAGAAGTTTTTAGTGCAAAATACTTTATTAAAGGTCAAAAAATCTTGAAAACAAAAAACTTAATCGGAGAAATAACAGAAATGAATTCATTCACAGAAGAAAGAAAATCTGACAAAGTTATTCTTTTGCCAGGAGAAGCATTAATTGATAAATATAAAACTGATACAGAAACATTAGAAAAAGTAGGTGGTGCTCCTCTTAATGTTTGTGGCGCAGTTCAATTACTTAATCAAAATGCATATTTTTTAGGAAGTATTGGTGATGACAAATATGGTCAAATCATTGATAATTTCTTTGATTTATATAAGCTAAATAAAAAATATTTACAAAAAATTAATCAAAAAACAACTGTTGCTAATGTTGTTTTGGATTCTAACGGAGAAAGAAACTTTACCTTCGAAAGAGGTGCAGATGAAAGTTTTAAATTAAATGATTTACCACCATTTGATGCACTTGTTTTATCTTCAGCAACTGCTTTTTTAGGTGGAGAGTTATTTGAAACATACAATAAATTATTAACAAAAGCAAAACAAGATAAAAAAATTGTTTTCTTTGATCCAAATTATCGTGATGCTTTATATAGTGATAAACTCAAAGATTTTAGAAATAAAGCGAAATACTACATTGAAAATTCTGATGTTATAAAACTTTCAGATGAAGAATTAAAATTAATTTACGGTTTTGATTTAAATCAAATTGAAAATCTTTCACAACTTAAAAACAAAATATTCTTAATCACTCTTGGCGAAAAAGGAACATTGGTGTTTTTAAATGGAGAAAAAGAAATAGTTCCAAGTATTAAGGCTAAAGTAGTTGATACAACAGGAGCTGGAGATTCATTCTTTGGATACTTTATCGCTCAATTTATCGAACATAACAACTTTGATTTAACAAATCTGAAGATTAGTGATTTTAAACATATTATCAAAAAAGCTAATATTTGTGCATCCTTTGTAATTGGTAAAAAAGGCGCCATTGAATCATTACCAACCATCAAAGAAATTGAGGAAAAATTCAATGAAGAACTTCTCAAATAA
- a CDS encoding glycine--tRNA ligase translates to MLNKEKMQDVVNHLKNSGFVFQGSEIYGGLANTWDYGPLGSLLKDNIASEWKKEFILKEPNNFLIDSKILMNPQVWVTSGHVGNFSDPLIENKVNGKRYRADKLIQEINPDLIPEKMSFDEMRDFVVENIKEYEGSKTEWTEIKQFNLMFETKQGVTEDSKAKVYLRPETAQGIFVNFKNVLRTTRAKLPFGIGQIGKSFRNEVTPGNFIFRTREFEQMELEFFTKPEEAADWFYYYVNKAYNFALKLGITKDNIRIRAHEKEELAHYSAGTSDIEFQFPFGWGELLGVANRTDYDLKSHMAATNESLEYLDPQTNSKLVPYVIEPSIGLDRLMLAVITNCYQEDEVENETRIVMKFPYDIAPYKVAVLPLVKKLGDKSKEIFKQLIDKGISSTYDEAGSIGKRYRRQDSIGTFYCLTVDYDTLEDNKVTLRNRDTMEQIRVSIDELSNYLKK, encoded by the coding sequence ATGCTAAATAAAGAGAAAATGCAAGATGTGGTAAACCACTTAAAAAATTCTGGATTTGTTTTTCAAGGTAGTGAGATTTATGGAGGACTTGCTAACACTTGAGATTATGGACCTTTAGGTTCACTTTTAAAAGATAATATTGCAAGCGAATGAAAAAAAGAATTCATTCTAAAAGAACCAAATAACTTTTTAATTGATTCAAAAATTTTAATGAACCCACAAGTTTGAGTAACAAGTGGTCACGTTGGAAATTTTAGTGATCCTTTAATTGAAAATAAAGTAAATGGTAAAAGATATCGTGCAGATAAACTTATTCAAGAAATTAACCCTGATTTAATTCCTGAAAAAATGTCTTTTGATGAGATGAGAGATTTTGTTGTTGAAAATATTAAAGAATATGAAGGTTCAAAAACTGAATGAACTGAAATTAAACAATTTAATTTGATGTTTGAAACAAAACAAGGTGTGACCGAAGATTCAAAAGCAAAAGTTTACTTAAGACCAGAAACTGCACAAGGTATTTTTGTTAACTTTAAAAACGTTTTAAGAACAACAAGAGCTAAACTGCCTTTTGGTATTGGTCAAATCGGTAAAAGTTTTAGAAATGAAGTAACTCCAGGAAATTTCATTTTTAGAACAAGAGAATTTGAGCAAATGGAATTAGAATTTTTCACTAAACCTGAAGAAGCTGCTGATTGATTTTATTACTATGTTAATAAAGCTTATAACTTTGCGCTTAAATTAGGAATTACAAAAGATAACATTAGAATTAGAGCTCACGAAAAAGAAGAGTTAGCACACTATTCAGCTGGAACAAGTGACATTGAATTCCAATTCCCATTTGGATGAGGTGAACTTCTTGGTGTTGCAAATAGAACTGATTATGACCTTAAGAGTCACATGGCTGCAACCAACGAATCACTTGAATATTTAGATCCTCAAACAAATTCTAAATTAGTTCCATATGTAATTGAACCAAGCATTGGATTAGATCGTCTTATGCTTGCTGTTATCACTAATTGTTACCAAGAAGACGAAGTTGAAAATGAAACAAGAATTGTAATGAAGTTTCCTTACGATATTGCTCCATACAAAGTGGCTGTACTTCCTTTGGTTAAAAAATTAGGGGATAAATCTAAAGAAATTTTCAAGCAACTAATTGATAAGGGTATTTCATCAACTTATGATGAAGCAGGTTCAATTGGAAAAAGATATCGTCGTCAAGATTCGATTGGAACATTTTATTGTTTAACTGTTGATTATGACACACTAGAAGACAACAAGGTAACTTTAAGAAATAGAGACACAATGGAACAAATTCGTGTTTCTATTGATGAACTTTCTAATTACTTGAAAAAATAA
- a CDS encoding ROK family protein, producing the protein MKNTINNSTFAAIDVGGTNTRFALFDEKGEIILKNKTATNYNDAGETLNWILKNIEEHKINYLALCIPGPSDYANGIVLKSPNLGASWENLDLKKYLLENSSYLKDVIFENDANAMAYANHKMNNCNKDEISQFFTISTGFGAGLVIDNKIYHGNKYYAEEIAQLPISAKPFFGEHRLLNPFALELHCSGTGIETKGKFYQIANSTKEVFELAKKENKVALEIIAEAKDALARTFAIFAGIIAPHYFFVGGSVALNSKKMIKEAFEEAKKMSDPNHFKETKLIFDKMGDDSALIGLYHLIKDKNSK; encoded by the coding sequence ATGAAAAACACAATTAATAACTCTACTTTTGCAGCAATTGATGTTGGTGGAACTAATACTCGTTTTGCTCTTTTTGATGAAAAAGGTGAAATTATATTAAAAAACAAAACAGCAACAAACTACAATGATGCTGGCGAAACTTTAAATTGAATTTTAAAAAATATTGAAGAACATAAAATTAATTATTTAGCTCTTTGTATACCTGGTCCTAGTGATTATGCAAACGGAATTGTTTTAAAAAGCCCTAATTTAGGTGCTTCTTGAGAAAATTTAGATTTAAAGAAATATTTATTAGAAAACTCTAGCTATCTTAAAGATGTAATTTTTGAAAATGATGCGAATGCAATGGCTTATGCAAATCATAAAATGAATAATTGTAACAAAGATGAAATCTCTCAATTTTTTACAATTTCAACAGGTTTTGGTGCAGGTTTAGTTATCGACAATAAAATATATCATGGCAATAAATACTACGCAGAAGAAATAGCACAATTACCAATTAGCGCCAAACCTTTTTTTGGCGAACATCGTTTACTTAATCCTTTTGCACTAGAGTTACATTGTTCAGGCACAGGAATTGAAACAAAAGGGAAGTTTTATCAAATCGCAAACTCTACTAAAGAAGTGTTTGAGTTAGCAAAAAAAGAAAATAAAGTAGCTTTAGAAATAATTGCCGAAGCTAAAGATGCATTAGCTCGTACATTTGCTATTTTTGCAGGAATAATAGCTCCACATTACTTTTTTGTTGGTGGAAGTGTTGCTTTAAATTCTAAAAAAATGATAAAAGAAGCTTTTGAAGAAGCTAAAAAAATGAGCGATCCTAACCATTTTAAAGAAACAAAATTAATTTTTGACAAAATGGGTGACGATAGTGCTTTAATCGGTTTATACCATTTAATTAAGGACAAAAATAGCAAATAA